The genomic interval atTCTCATTTATATTCCTATGTTTCTATTATTTCCAACTAAATACTACTTAATGTCCTTTATATGAGGGAACAAAGATTTGTAGAACTTCCCGGAGTAAAATTGAGAGAGTTCTTATTGTACTTGAGAGCAAGCGTGAATGTTGAGAAGTAGGGTATATGTGGGGTAAGTAAACGGGGCGACATGGGACAGAGATTGCTCCCCCACCCCACACCCACATCCTAAATTCACCTCATACTCGCTCTCATAaccatttaaataaaaagaattattacataaaaaatataaattgacactttatttacaaaaatacttctatAAGGTGTGGACAAcatttatacattttatatgattttaattaccaaaatactacttacactatcacttacacaatcaaACAATGGTTACAGGGTGGTTGCTGCGTGGTTGTGCagtggttgcatcagacgaaggtttcaatgaGACGATAGTTGCtgggtggttggccgaaggttgcatcagatgaAGGTTTCAATTAGACGAAAGTTTATGGGTGGTTGCCTGGAGGTTGTATCacacgaaggtttcaatcaaaCGAAATAACTGTTTGCAAAATATTTATGCAACTGTAATGTAACTGtagtgaaacattaaaaatctgAACAGTGTTTCCATGTACGTAACTATGTCTACATGTCTCTAAATGATTTAATGTGAAAAAATTTACCAttaaaaatttggaaaataacGAAAATACACgaggataaatattttactatagtattgatgtaatcTTTTTGGACTATACTTGAGTTGGACTGTTGGGAACTCCAGatcaactttttgagatctgtctttcatggatttgaaaattgaagtcAAGGCatgttttatgcaaattaaactggattttagattgaattttagtttcgtagtagtttttctacactttttttatgaattcaaAACAGCCCCTGTTTTGATTGATTATAgtcgtcttctcaggtgaagtTGCCGAAATTAATAGTGATTCTCTTTCtggttgaatttttattttgattgtgTTGGGTTGCTGCGTGGTTGTGCGATAGTTGCTCAGAAAGCATGGATCCTAGGTTGAAAGTGTGTAaatggtatttgtgtaattttttttatttgagttgTATATTTGTTCATTTGGCGAGtttgaaatatttttgtaatattgttactttttttttggttaaaattgaaaaaaatcctaaaaaaaccacataaaatttgatttttttaaaaaaataataaattaacaagTTGACCGAGTCAACCTGTTGACCCGACGAACCCGAACCCGTAGACCCGCGAACCTGAACCATTTCACGGGTTAGGTCCAGGTACAATTTTTTGAACCCGCAAACCCAAAAGCCACGAACCCGAAACCCAATCAACCCGCCTGATGTTCACTCCTAGGACCTTTGTATTAAGTTTGCCTAGTtggataaaaaaaatgtggtttttattTGGTCAATTTTTGTTGTCGTTTTTCATTCATTCATGGTTGCCATATAAATGAATGAAATTAATAGTCAAAAGTGTTGTAATAAGGAACGTGTTGCAGGAGTACATTGAATCTATAATTTTAACGAAAATCAATAGATTCTCAAACATATTTAGACTTAAGAGGGAACTTTCCTATAATTACTatgtctttgattttttttttctttccttttcatTCATTCAAGTCGAATCATTACTATATGAACActtcaaaaagaaaaatgtaaatCTTTTCTCTTCTATGTACAACAATGGGCCGCATCTAAATGACAATTTGGAGACAGTATAGATTTACCACGTCTTGCCTTCTCTGTTTTTGAAAGATTTAATCTCTGGATAAAACTTCCAGTGAAAAGATGATTCAACAACTAGTATCAAGAATGAGTAAATATCCCAGACTCAACTAGATTTCCTCTTAATGCAAGTAGAGTTCTTGTCCAGGTGTCCAGTGAGCTCTATTCAACAACAAGCTTCCCTTCTTGATTCTAGTTTTCTTGTCCAGCCAAACAAAGCTCTCAATTTGGAACAAGAAATTTCCTGGACTTCGGTTTCATGTTCCAACGAATGGGAATTTGACAAATTTTTTCCTGCCTAAGCTTTTCGAAGAGATACCTGAGGACCACATTAATGGAATTTTTCACTGACACCAAGAGAGTTGAAAACCTTCCAGCAAATTAGCTGAATCATCACATGAGTCCCCGGATTTGATAAACTCCAGTTGCGAGTTGTGCAGCATGTTATCAATTTACCCTTAAGACattagaatattttcaaaattttccaaGCCTTTCAGAATCTCCATTTGATGCGAAGATGCTGTCTCACATGATGCTGAGCCTCTTCTCCTGTTAAAAAATTTCAGAAGGATTCTGCCAGGCCAAGGAAAAAAAGGTTAAGTCAAAGTTAACCTGATGTTATGCAAACATTATAAAAGGGTCACCAAGTTAATTCAATACAGGAAAGCAATCCAAGGTTAACCAAAGTTGCTTTGATATTATGCATTTTAACAGTTTTGCGAATAAGAAGTGAGAGCAGAGTAAAACATTGTAGATGTCAACCTGGTGTTCCAGATTTAGCTTTTACTCTCTGTCATTTCAGATGTAACCCCAAATTTCAAATTACTTGTGTAGCATATCATGAATTTACCAATCCGATTCCCTAAGAAAGTCCATTATAAACATCTGAAGTGAGTTCCTAGCTAATGAGAAGCTTAACAGAACGCCAAATTGTTTATGTTTTTGCTAATAAAAAACTTGGGTTTTCTTCAATAATGTACCCTTGAAGAATTGTGTAATAAAAGATAATTCTAAGACACGCCAATACCGGCCCTCGATAAAGTGACAAGGAACTGACCTTTATGGCATTAGGAAACAAAATTTGATCATACAAAACCAGTCACTAACACAATCTAGagaataaataacaatgatcaTATAGTTCTTCAATTCCTTCTAGATGAATCAAATGCCTTCTGATCTATTACCAACAAAATTCAATGCATATTCAAAGACTGTCCTATAGTATAGTATTAGTTAGTATATTTATCTTAACTTCATTCTCAAACAAATGTAATAACGAATTTAAATACCTAAATCAGCAGCATGAAGAGAAGCAATAAAGTAAATGTTTAAAATATTGATATCACTTGCCTCGTGATTTTCGGACAGATATCAATGTGTTCAGTAGTGCTGAACTGCTGCTGCCAAACCAAGTGTCGGAGTGAAAATGTGTGTATCTTCCTAAACAGCCACTACCTCACGGGCACTTACAAAAGTGTCTCCGTTTAccaaatttaccatttattcaCCCAGATGTGCACCAAAAAGGGTGCTCATCTGCATGCTATTATCGCCTATTCTCAAAAGGCCAGACTGCGGTGAATCCGGTGAATCAAGTATCAAAAACTTATGTTCCATCAATTCCTTCAATCAACATTGAATATGTCTGGGAATGAAGCTGGCACCCCATTTTTTCCATAAGACTTAGAAGTTCTGAGCATTTATCAGCTAAACCCCTTTTGAGTAAGCCATCAATCAGAATTTTCCAAGCTACTTCATCATAATTATACCCACAACGTAGCAGACTACAGAAAAAAGATTTTGCTTTCTCGTCATTCTCTTCTTCATATAATCCGCAAACAAGCAACTTGGAGCACTCCAGAGAAGGTAAGTGACCACTCTCAATCATAATATCTACTAGCTTCATTGCTTCTGCATACACTTGCAACTCACAGCAACTACTGAAAAGTGCACTATAAATATCCTCACTGGGAGAAATTCCTTGGTTTATCATGTGATCAAATACCATTTGTGCAACCTCCAAGCACCTCCGTTTGCAGAGACCTATGATGAGCTTGCTATAAGTCCCAACGTTAGGTGCACAACCATGTTCATTCATCTTATCAAAAAGCTTTTGAACTACATTGAATTCCAGTGTGCTCCACACATCATTAAGATCTTCAAAGGGTGCATTTGAAGCTAAATCTAGTCCTGCAGTATCACTAGTTGTCTTCATCCCATCTTCattttttatatgcttgattaGGAAACCATAGGTATGATGAGAAGGCTCACAACCAGCATTAGTCATGCGCTTAAGAACATCAAATGAACGCTGTATAAACCCCATGCGTCCATATCCAGCAATTAATAATGTGTAGGTCAATGAATCTGGGGAAACTCCCTCTTTATTCATCTTGACCATCAAATCCTCTGCTTTTTCCAAATTTCCCACACTGCAGTATGCATGAATAAATGTAGTGTAAATAAATACATCAGGCTGACTACCAGCCAAAATCATCTGGTCAAAAACCTTAAGAGCATGTTCAAAGTCGCCTTCTTTCAACAATTCTTTTATAAGAACTGTATATGTAAGGACAGTAGGCTTCACATCCCTAGACAACATGGTCTCCGCCAGCAATGATGCTTCCCGCAGCTTTTTCTCTTTGCACAGACCATCAATCAGAACATTATAGGTATAGGAGTTTGGCAAACAGTCATCACCAAGCATTCCGTTAAACAAAGATTGTGCCTCATTGATTTTTCCAACCTTACAATACCCATCAATAAGAGCAGTATATATGACTTTATTTGCCTTTATTCCTTTCTCCTTAAGAGAATCAAAGAGGGCATGGGCTTCTTCCAAATTTCCCCCCTTGCAGAGGGTATCTATGAAAATACTATAAGTCCACTGATCAGGAACCAAACCACTTTCATTCATCAAAttcagcaacctatatgcactATCTAAATGACCAACCTTGCACTGCCCATGAATTAAGGAATTATATGTGATTACGCTAGGAGACAGCTTCCGGCTTAGCATCTGACTTAGTAATGACATTGCCTTGTGCACATCTTTCCTTTTACAAAACCCACAAATCAATTCATTGAATGTTCGAGCATTTGGACAAGTATTGTTTAATTCCATCAAACCCAAGATTTCAAGTGCGGCATCTAACATTCCTTCCTTGCAGTATCCATCAATCAAAGCATTGTAAGTTACCACAGTAGGAACTAACCGTTTTTCCAACATCCCATTCAACATATTTCTGGCTTCATCAAGCTTACTttcctcacacaaaccaccaaTAAGAACAGTGTAAGTGTGAACATTTGGCTGACAACCCTTCTCTACCATCTTCTTAAATAAATTGTATGCTTCAATTCTCCTACCCGATCCAAACAATGCATGTATAAGGACTGTATAGGTACGCACTGTTGGAAAGCAATTATCCTCCCCCATTTGAAAGAACAAGTTGAAAGCATCATTGATTCGGCCAGCTTCACAAAGGCCATGTATAAGATTCGTATATGAAAC from Cannabis sativa cultivar Pink pepper isolate KNU-18-1 chromosome 4, ASM2916894v1, whole genome shotgun sequence carries:
- the LOC115714160 gene encoding pentatricopeptide repeat-containing protein At5g65560, with translation MNGVLTSAAVRYSKMLRKPMAIIVAPGESSLLLFSLQKPISSIASSLPADSEPPELSSQLFSILSRPNWRKHPSLNKLLPSISPSHVCSLFTLNLDPQTALGFFNWIALKPGYKHDVQCHSSLLNILIPNGFFRVAENIRISMVKACVSIEDARFVLELLRRMNRDANLEFKLTLRCYNMLLMSLAKFLMTDELKSVFLEMLDNMVVPNIYTLNTMVNAYCKLGNVAEAKLYVAKIVQAGLSLDTFTYTSLILGHCRNKDVDTARKVFEIMPRKGCRRNEVSYTNLIHGLCEAGRINDAFNLFFQMGEDNCFPTVRTYTVLIHALFGSGRRIEAYNLFKKMVEKGCQPNVHTYTVLIGGLCEESKLDEARNMLNGMLEKRLVPTVVTYNALIDGYCKEGMLDAALEILGLMELNNTCPNARTFNELICGFCKRKDVHKAMSLLSQMLSRKLSPSVITYNSLIHGQCKVGHLDSAYRLLNLMNESGLVPDQWTYSIFIDTLCKGGNLEEAHALFDSLKEKGIKANKVIYTALIDGYCKVGKINEAQSLFNGMLGDDCLPNSYTYNVLIDGLCKEKKLREASLLAETMLSRDVKPTVLTYTVLIKELLKEGDFEHALKVFDQMILAGSQPDVFIYTTFIHAYCSVGNLEKAEDLMVKMNKEGVSPDSLTYTLLIAGYGRMGFIQRSFDVLKRMTNAGCEPSHHTYGFLIKHIKNEDGMKTTSDTAGLDLASNAPFEDLNDVWSTLEFNVVQKLFDKMNEHGCAPNVGTYSKLIIGLCKRRCLEVAQMVFDHMINQGISPSEDIYSALFSSCCELQVYAEAMKLVDIMIESGHLPSLECSKLLVCGLYEEENDEKAKSFFCSLLRCGYNYDEVAWKILIDGLLKRGLADKCSELLSLMEKMGCQLHSQTYSMLIEGIDGT